From the Mya arenaria isolate MELC-2E11 chromosome 17, ASM2691426v1 genome, the window ATCCGCACACAATACATattacaagaaaacaacaacagaaaaatatattctaCTCGGGTATGATATGAATGTATTCCATTCTGCTGACGTTACGTCATAACTAGTATCATTGAGTGAAGAAATAATTACGtcagaaaacaaatcatatatataatCGCATGGAACGTAACTTAGTCTCCATTTGAATACACGCAGTGTTCACATTTGCAACCATTAGTTTACAAAGTAAATACAGTTAAAACCTGAGATTCCGCATTTCTGGCTATTCTGTTTTGTAGATGGGAAATACTTTAATACCTTTCCCAACACTTGCATTGTGACAATGACCTTTTATGCTTAAGTGGAattaatgttctgttctgttcagtaTGGGTGTTTTAGTTTCCTCAAGGAAAATAAAAGTGTATCTATATAGGGCTAATGAGCGGAATGACAGGTTCGGGATTTAAAGACAAATTCATCTTCCAATCCAATACATGACATTTAACTTTTATCACGTCAAACGTTAGTTAATCTGAATTTgaatcaatgttttgtttacatttgacaAATATACAGAGTGAAGAACCTAGAATTCCGCATCAAGGTGTTAGGACTATTTAGTTCTTATCGTCAAAGACcgtaataacataattattagaTACATATATCTTTGATTCATGTAAACACATACAACCCATTTGGATATCAGGTTGTAACATGTGTTCGTAAATCTGACAAAAAACATCGCCTTTTTGGTTTATCACTAATACTTTGTAGTtggattgtttttttctttggcAAAACACCCAAACCTCATTTTCTGTCGAAACAGGTCTTCCAATGTCATGTATCTTACTGAAAAGTTCTTGATACGGTATAATCGTCAACACAGCACCGTTTACATACGATAGCGTAATCATTTGCCTCTTTCTGACGTCAAATACAATCAATTTTGAATGCTGCGAGTCCCTAGTTACAAATTTCGGATACTCAAAGACCGGCGTACCGGAAATACTTGGTGGAAATTTCTTAACAACCTCTCCTGACAAAGCAATCACCTCTAGTTTTGAATAGTCGTCTGTCCTAGAAAAGTTTTTAGATAAACCAACAACGAGCTGcccattgaaatcaaccatatCCAATATCTTTGAATCGGTTTTAATATCTCCAGTGTACTCAACCTTGTATTCTTCCGATTTCGTCAgtttaaataactttataaaagAGATAAATCCAACAGCTACAGTATATGAATCACATTCATCTTTAAGCGGCAATGTCGCGAGCCAGCTAGGTTCATCGTCAAAGATAACTAGTTCTTTTACAATTGCTGCCTCATGCGAATGAGTAATGATTTTTAAGTTTGTGTTGCCAGGATCGATCAGAAGCAGGTCATTTTCAATGAGACACATTCTTTTTATTAAACCCCGCCTTTTGTCTGTATCTGATGTTGGATTGATTTCAATGTTATTCGGGTTTACTTGTCGTATTGCACTTTCTTTAAAGGACTTTCTAATGCCATGTCtgtaaaagaaattgaaagctTCAACGTTTTATATGATGTCAGTATAATCAGAAAATCGAAATTGCCTTAAAAAGGGTAGTAAGTATATATGTGCCCGATTGTAAGTAAAGCCTATAGTTCATAGAATCATTTCTCGAGTCCGTTGGGTAAAGCCAGCActtgtgtccattttgagatgGCATAAAAAAGTTCCATTGCAGAGGCtcaaatcaacaaacaatagGGTGAGAGGCGGACTCCTATACGAGCACTTGCACGCAAATGTagcaatatttatgttatattcaAACTCGTCCAGATCTTCGAATTTGAATTACCAACActgacatttaaacaaaacaaataatccTTTATTTCTTGTAATTGTAAATTGAGCaaactgaaatatataacatgtcgcttacaatgttttgacattttacgCTATTTGAAGTAGTATTCTTATGAAACAACTGCTTGAAAATGGTGAGATTATGGTGCTTAATAACTGTAGTTACTTCACATATAcatatgtgtgtatatttttgattgaagattttatacaattacCTTTTCTTTGGAGTCGGTTGGTTTTCTTCAATCGCCATGCTGTCAGAAGATTCTTCGAGAGGGAGAGGATCAGCCTCTGaaaaaatagtgtaaacaaTTACGTAGTGGGTAAAAATAAACTAGCAAATTTGATGTTCATGTGTATCAGAACTCTATGAAACTATGCAAGTCAAAATGACtcatgtaatttaaatgatatacttTGATATAGACGAATACACTTTAGTCACAACGATATAGACATCAGTGTGTTTTATCTTATAATACAAAATTGGCGATAATCGAGTCTAgtgtttcataaacaaaaatatatataaaagattCAACTCAAAATAACGGTACTGCTACTGATGACTATCAAGAGACAGGCTACCAATTAGCATATTAActtatactttatatattattattaccatTAACTTATATACGTCGTTAACATATTGATTCATATGTTCTGATGATTCAGTTTTGATTCCGAATTCGACGACTGATAGTTCGTCTGTTATCGAATGTCCATTTTTCAAGCTTAATTTTGAACGAAGTTATGATAGTTCGTTATTGACGTTCATAACAGAGAGTATTGAAGACATATCATGTTTTATCCCTTGGGAAAAAAACAacgcaaaaaatgtaaaaatggttccAAATCCTATGGCTCCCCCTCCcacaagatatttttttatatttttaaaaggattttgttacagatattgaaaaagatttgcATCTATCTCTTAAAGAATAGTTATTATCATGAGCCCTTTGTTTGTAATAGtataaacatgtacaagatAATTAGATTCCTATTTAGTGGGCGTAGCTTACCTCCATTGTCTGAAGAAATCTCCTCTTTTACAATTTGATGGATTATTGACTTCGAAATGTCCACTACGTTTGCAAGCAGCGGATGGCGAGTCAGGGTTTTCCCaatctttgttttcattgcTTCTTTGAAAACGGCATTTGTTGAAGAGAGGATCACGCACGTGTTCCGCTGCTGTGAAAGAGCCTTAAGCATATCTAGTTCCTCAAGCCACTGTCTGGCTTTGACCTTGTTCAGGGCATGTTTTCCGGCAAAGTGCTCTACTATCAGTACATTCACGACACCTACCTCGACGTATCGCAGGTCAGCTGTACGTTTCAGTACAAGTGCATTCTTTCCTTCATCTCTTGTTGCCAAACTTGCAACATAGGAAGAAACGACCTTCGGTTCGTCGCCTGTTATAACTAAACTGCCATGTGTTTCAAGGCCTGTCAACACATCGTTGTCCTGTTTAAAGTCCTTATTTTCTTTGCTCCTTAAGTATACAGACGAAATGCCTGAAAATAAAATCTCATGTAAAATGTCTCTTAATACTGTAAATTAAACAGAGTGTGTTTAACGGTGTATTTTGTTAGATTTTAAACGTGAAGTATTTAATGATGTGCTAATAAATCTAAATGACCAATTACAGATGAAGCAGGTGTCTCAAAAATTGTGAGTTATACTGCAAATCACAAGTTGAGCCATGCATGTTCCTTAGCAGTCAGGCCTTGTTTTAAAAGAAGAATAAAATACCGTTTTGAACTCTAACTCTAAGATCCTGAGCCATGGGCCCACTGCCAATTGATTATTTATTCTAACgatgtttaatgttttacatatgtgTAGCAAAGCATgcatgttcatattgttttaatatatattttaagagaTACCACACATAAGAACATATTATATCTCCTTTGCCGACAAGACTGGTCCTACTTCGAAAATGAATTGATACGTTATTTAATATCcataattcaacaaaaaatatttttgtgtttcgCACGTACTGTTCGTTcgttaacataaaattataacagaaaaataggttttatataagaaaaagagGATTGAAAAATACGGTCTTATATcttgacaaaataatgaatacaattatgcaatatgtgtttaaatcattttgtagtttttcacgtATTATTAATAATTCCATGAGTTTAATAGTAAGCTAGATAAGTAGAATTcctatttaaaataatcttgaaaattaataaaataatctttACGACAAATGTCGGATCATTTACATGAATTGTAAGGCTTGTAAATAATTGAAACCCCTAATGCTTAAAAGATGTggtatatttcaaacattttatattaaatacaagattcaaaattaacaaaacatccACAATATTATGAAACAGCATGAAGCTTAAATAGGTCTCGTGTTAAAAGTTGTAGACTTTggatcttttcaaataattcgAAAAACAAGTTTGTGCTATATTTTTAATTAGAACGCATTGCACTCATGTGTTATGCAACACCAGGGAAGTcgtcattttgtttttagtcAAAGGAAACCCAGATTTGCAGTTGCTAGGTAACAGATTATACACGCATTTGCATGTATTTAGCTGATGACTTCGTcttatttgttatcatttaaaagagttttatgtgtagtaaaatgatatttaaaaataacgaACAGgattttattagtattatttcGTAGCCTTGAAAGATTACAGAAATCGCCATTTCACGTCCGATTTCAAGGTCGGTATTTGATAGGAGCATCGCTTATATGATCAGCATTTTTATCATAGTATAGTAAAATTATTACCAAGCATGTTTTTCAGCGTCTGGCCCAAAGGTTGGACTCGTTTATGAGTCCCTCGAATGGGTGCTAAAAGAAAACAGaacttatttcaaatatatcatcaatattatgCTAAACTGATAAAATATGACCATTGCATGCAGATTCCAATTCCGTCAATCGGGAAGAATGATTCAACATATGCTATTTGGAGAGATATGGGAATTGCAAaggtaaacaaaaaaaacatgtttgatattAGTACCTTTgacaatcacaaacaaaaaagatttttacGAATGTAATGACTGTGTCACCGAAGATGATGACCGCAGGGATATCacaatttattgacaatttaacaaataaagaGATGCGGGACGTAAATCTCTTTTGTAGttcaaaaatgaagaaaatattttttgaaaaagtgcatttttttacGCAACAATGCAAAGCATTTAAAAGTTGGTTGAAGTAGAACTCCGGTTGAACAGAAAATATAAAGTTTCTTTAAacgttataaaatatttgtatttttatttttatataaaatcaaagtGTCACCTTCCATATCTATTGGATACCACTCCGTCCCAGCCggttcaaatatgttttcatcgGAGAACATCTCACTTCCTTCTTGCGAAACAATCAGTAAAGCTTCTTTGAGAACAGATTTCTTTGTCAAAATCACAGTACTAAAACCGTTCTGGCTTCTGATTGCAATTGATTGAAATATTGTATTCATTGCTTTTGTATTAGACTTATCAAGCGTGTCTAATCCAAAGGGATCCTTAAAGACAACAACGTTAACAAAGTGTTCTTCAAGTTCCCTCCATTCGTGTGGGTCGTTAATTGTGACACAAAATTCTTCATTAAAGTTTGGCATTTGTCTTATAGCAGTCAACGCTACTTCTTCATACAGGGCGCGTTCAACACCAGTAATAACAACAGGTATGTTGTTGATAAGTTTACTTCTTATCAGTTCCGTCATTGTTGACAACTGATCCGAATGCACGGGCCGGTTGTTGTAAAGTAAAGTCTTGAAGTTGGCTGTAACAACAAATTGTATGACTCATATGAAAGTCTCGTTCAAAAGCAAATGGATAAATTACAACTGCTGAATCGTGTATGTAGATAAACGTTTTGAAATTATACGGGTACATAGGgaataattgtttgtgtcagtGTGAGATCGTAGTATATGTTACCGAGTAAGGAGCAAACGATTGTATTTCACGAGTTGCGTAGCGCCAATCTGTATGCGCACGCAACGACATTTCAGAAATGGACGTCGTCGAAATTGTGTCTTAGAACTGAGAACGGGactcaatttgatattttcaactgtaaactatcaatttttgttttgctgAATCAtatctataaaccaccggatTTTACGCGGTGATTTATAATGATACATATTATTTTCTGATTGATGGGGATTCCTAGAAATCTATTAACAGACTGCccatgtatttatttacttacattGCAGTTTCTTATGTTTTTCGTTTACAATTCTCACTCGTTGTTGTTCTGTaccttgaaaaagaataaaagaaaaaaagttttggaAATCGACATCACATATATACATGTGCAATACTTATTTTGGCATGCATTGTGTGGTTATACGAACATTaccaataaattgtatttaaatagtgTGTAAATGAACTTAAAATACCTGATGGAGATGAAAGCACTTCTGTTCCTGTTTCCAAAAACGTCCGCATCGATTGTATAGTATCTGCCTGCTCTTCAACAACACTTGTAAACCATTTCGCACAGGAATTCCACATTCCAGGCATATTGCTAATAAGGgtctttttaattttttcttCGGTTGCAGTTGTATAGCTGTTGTTACTTCGTAGTCTAGCGATTGAGATTGTCGCCTTCTTCAACTGGTTCCACAAGGTTTCAAAGTCAACTGACTGTATAGTTGTTGAACATCCATGAGCCAAGAACTTGCTATTTCTAATAGCCGTTATCTGTTTAATGTCCATAGATGTCGTGGGTGCTAAAAGGGGTGGATTTAATCCTCCGTATAATCCTAAAAGCAATGAAGATAAAACCGACACGTCCAAGTTGGCACTGTCCGTGACATCTAACGAAGAGGAAGGTTTGCCCTTTGGATAAATCTGCTTGTACTTCCATTTCTCTTTGCTCAAAAGCGTTCTTACATCTTGCTCTTTGTTGAAAAGATATTGCTGTAAAGTTGTAAAATTTTGATTGGTCGTTGTATCTTTTATAGCACAGTCCTCAAACAAATCCTGCAGGATAGGCGTTGTTGTGTCAATCAAAAATGTAACAAGTCTGTAAAAATTGTCTGCCATGGCGCCTGtacaagaattaaaaaatacatggaTATATC encodes:
- the LOC128224017 gene encoding uncharacterized protein LOC128224017 isoform X2, whose translation is MDIKQITAIRNSKFLAHGCSTTIQSVDFETLWNQLKKATISIARLRSNNSYTTATEEKIKKTLISNMPGMWNSCAKWFTSVVEEQADTIQSMRTFLETGTEVLSSPSGTEQQRVRIVNEKHKKLQSNFKTLLYNNRPVHSDQLSTMTELIRSKLINNIPVVITGVERALYEEVALTAIRQMPNFNEEFCVTINDPHEWRELEEHFVNVVVFKDPFGLDTLDKSNTKAMNTIFQSIAIRSQNGFSTVILTKKSVLKEALLIVSQEGSEMFSDENIFEPAGTEWYPIDMEAPIRGTHKRVQPLGQTLKNMLGISSVYLRSKENKDFKQDNDVLTGLETHGSLVITGDEPKVVSSYVASLATRDEGKNALVLKRTADLRYVEVGVVNVLIVEHFAGKHALNKVKARQWLEELDMLKALSQQRNTCVILSSTNAVFKEAMKTKIGKTLTRHPLLANVVDISKSIIHQIVKEEISSDNGEADPLPLEESSDSMAIEENQPTPKKRHGIRKSFKESAIRQVNPNNIEINPTSDTDKRRGLIKRMCLIENDLLLIDPGNTNLKIITHSHEAAIVKELVIFDDEPSWLATLPLKDECDSYTVAVGFISFIKLFKLTKSEEYKVEYTGDIKTDSKILDMVDFNGQLVVGLSKNFSRTDDYSKLEVIALSGEVVKKFPPSISGTPVFEYPKFVTRDSQHSKLIVFDVRKRQMITLSYVNGAVLTIIPYQELFSKIHDIGRPVSTENEVWVFCQRKKQSNYKVLVINQKGDVFCQIYEHMLQPDIQMGCMCLHESKIYVSNNYVITVFDDKN
- the LOC128224017 gene encoding uncharacterized protein LOC128224017 isoform X3, which gives rise to MADNFYRLVTFLIDTTTPILQDLFEDCAIKDTTTNQNFTTLQQYLFNKEQDVRTLLSKEKWKYKQIYPKGKPSSSLDVTDSANLDVSVLSSLLLGLYGGLNPPLLAPTTSMDIKQITAIRNSKFLAHGCSTTIQSVDFETLWNQLKKATISIARLRSNNSYTTATEEKIKKTLISNMPGMWNSCAKWFTSVVEEQADTIQSMRTFLETGTEVLSSPSGTEQQRVRIVNEKHKKLQSNFKTLLYNNRPVHSDQLSTMTELIRSKLINNIPVVITGVERALYEEVALTAIRQMPNFNEEFCVTINDPHEWRELEEHFVNVVVFKDPFGLDTLDKSNTKAMNTIFQSIAIRSQNGFSTVILTKKSVLKEALLIVSQEGSEMFSDENIFEPAGTEWYPIDMEAPIRGTHKRVQPLGQTLKNMLGISSVYLRSKENKDFKQDNDVLTGLETHGSLVITGDEPKVVSSYVASLATRDEGKNALVLKRTADLRYVEVGVVNVLIVEHFAGKHALNKVKARQWLEELDMLKALSQQRNTCVILSSTNAVFKEAMKTKIGKTLTRHPLLANVVDISKSIIHQIVKEEISSDNGEADPLPLEESSDSMAIEENQPTPKKSVLL
- the LOC128224017 gene encoding uncharacterized protein LOC128224017 isoform X1, translating into MADNFYRLVTFLIDTTTPILQDLFEDCAIKDTTTNQNFTTLQQYLFNKEQDVRTLLSKEKWKYKQIYPKGKPSSSLDVTDSANLDVSVLSSLLLGLYGGLNPPLLAPTTSMDIKQITAIRNSKFLAHGCSTTIQSVDFETLWNQLKKATISIARLRSNNSYTTATEEKIKKTLISNMPGMWNSCAKWFTSVVEEQADTIQSMRTFLETGTEVLSSPSGTEQQRVRIVNEKHKKLQSNFKTLLYNNRPVHSDQLSTMTELIRSKLINNIPVVITGVERALYEEVALTAIRQMPNFNEEFCVTINDPHEWRELEEHFVNVVVFKDPFGLDTLDKSNTKAMNTIFQSIAIRSQNGFSTVILTKKSVLKEALLIVSQEGSEMFSDENIFEPAGTEWYPIDMEAPIRGTHKRVQPLGQTLKNMLGISSVYLRSKENKDFKQDNDVLTGLETHGSLVITGDEPKVVSSYVASLATRDEGKNALVLKRTADLRYVEVGVVNVLIVEHFAGKHALNKVKARQWLEELDMLKALSQQRNTCVILSSTNAVFKEAMKTKIGKTLTRHPLLANVVDISKSIIHQIVKEEISSDNGEADPLPLEESSDSMAIEENQPTPKKRHGIRKSFKESAIRQVNPNNIEINPTSDTDKRRGLIKRMCLIENDLLLIDPGNTNLKIITHSHEAAIVKELVIFDDEPSWLATLPLKDECDSYTVAVGFISFIKLFKLTKSEEYKVEYTGDIKTDSKILDMVDFNGQLVVGLSKNFSRTDDYSKLEVIALSGEVVKKFPPSISGTPVFEYPKFVTRDSQHSKLIVFDVRKRQMITLSYVNGAVLTIIPYQELFSKIHDIGRPVSTENEVWVFCQRKKQSNYKVLVINQKGDVFCQIYEHMLQPDIQMGCMCLHESKIYVSNNYVITVFDDKN